The following are encoded in a window of Telmatobacter sp. DSM 110680 genomic DNA:
- a CDS encoding protein-glutamate O-methyltransferase CheR gives MNGPTSGDYLYLREVVFSHTQNVLEPSHDHLFQSRLVGLLHRHSLSRLDELVHLLRAAKSPELERAVAEAMTINETSFFRDCRSFELLRTEVLPKIIEDCRSTRRLRFWSAASSTGQEAYSLAILICENFPQLSDWNIRIEGTDVCAEVVQRARQGRFHRIEMNRGLPARLLVRYFDHTGESWVIKPEVASLCHFRQANLCGQLPFQECFDVIFLRNVILYLSLETRQTLLSAMHRLIRKKGYLFLGSAEQPPDRSLWTTVLSGGTCHYRPI, from the coding sequence ATGAACGGTCCTACGAGTGGCGACTACCTCTATCTGCGAGAGGTGGTTTTCAGCCATACACAGAATGTGCTTGAGCCATCGCATGACCATCTCTTCCAATCCCGGTTGGTCGGCCTTCTCCATCGTCATAGCTTGTCCCGGCTTGACGAGTTGGTACATCTGCTGCGAGCAGCGAAAAGTCCTGAACTGGAGCGCGCGGTCGCAGAGGCTATGACGATCAATGAGACAAGCTTCTTCCGCGATTGCCGATCATTCGAGCTGCTGCGAACAGAAGTGTTGCCAAAAATCATCGAAGACTGCCGCTCGACCCGGAGATTGCGCTTTTGGAGTGCGGCCAGTTCCACCGGGCAGGAAGCATACTCTCTTGCCATTCTTATCTGTGAGAACTTTCCGCAATTGTCTGATTGGAATATTCGCATCGAAGGCACGGACGTCTGCGCTGAAGTCGTGCAGCGCGCGCGACAGGGTCGGTTTCACCGTATCGAGATGAATCGAGGGCTGCCTGCCCGGCTGCTGGTTAGATATTTTGATCACACCGGCGAAAGTTGGGTCATCAAGCCCGAAGTTGCCAGTCTCTGTCACTTCCGCCAGGCAAATCTATGCGGGCAACTCCCGTTTCAAGAGTGCTTTGACGTGATCTTCCTACGCAACGTGATCCTCTACCTGTCTCTGGAGACACGGCAAACGCTTCTATCTGCCATGCATCGGCTCATTAGAAAGAAAGGCTATCTCTTTCTGGGATCAGCCGAACAGCCTCCAGACCGGTCGCTTTGGACGACGGTTCTCTCAGGAGGCACATGTCACTATCGGCCAATCTGA